A genomic region of Nostoc sp. UHCC 0702 contains the following coding sequences:
- a CDS encoding alkaline phosphatase, which produces MISFLQKYKRTLAYTMAGLLCTVLLVIANYVFQPTLASGNGVNVIIMIGDGMGWNMARAAAVAKGAPFYTSGKGTGLSFQNLTGYGLVTTYGTTVQGNTPEKPENQPHLTGNSALDGTNPLTGASPIRPNFSFEPTPFNPGERLDGNSLADGNLTGYDPSRGGPVPWIPLTPANPSTYDKEYIKYSYPDSANTATTLYTGVKSYNNAMGVDIYEKKLKTILEIAKENSKSTGLVTSVPISHATPGAAASFVNRRSKYDSKYDPKKTNQDSILQQALLNFQPNVLLGGGHPLDFDNKGSTGPVYQYTYITQDTYEHLRDNPNPTSNRYGYTFLERGPNATQTLLNTAEAIDPNNGGRLFGLYGARGQEGNLPTSSSKGDYSLTGLNNGSLYSSVARSINVNAGQTAADCPSGKIIPGTAGDCVPVIDGGGNPVSGPTPDTVRPLAPGETDAGFIAREINENPTLADLAKAALTVLGKDQDGFWLMIEGGDIDWSAHDDNMDNLIGTTNDFDKAVQQVITWINNNGGWQKNLLLVTADHDHYLTLNNDFVSKLTPNPDPSKARGLKYNAKDITFNKHNSKDAGHFWGSDPNYKYLWGSHSRRIVPVYYQGAYSSTLTRFQGQKVEFTDTSGTYTAPGVRGVLDQSHIFQAMKTALTSK; this is translated from the coding sequence ATGATTTCATTTTTGCAAAAGTATAAGAGAACGCTGGCTTATACTATGGCTGGTCTTCTTTGTACCGTTCTGCTGGTAATTGCTAATTATGTATTTCAGCCGACCCTAGCCTCTGGCAATGGGGTGAACGTCATTATCATGATTGGCGATGGTATGGGTTGGAATATGGCAAGGGCCGCAGCGGTTGCCAAAGGCGCTCCTTTTTACACTAGCGGTAAAGGCACTGGTCTGAGCTTTCAAAATCTGACTGGATATGGTCTGGTGACGACTTACGGCACAACGGTTCAAGGAAATACACCAGAAAAACCAGAAAATCAGCCTCATTTAACAGGTAACTCTGCCCTAGATGGAACTAATCCACTCACTGGTGCAAGTCCTATTCGTCCCAACTTCTCATTCGAGCCTACTCCCTTTAATCCTGGCGAGCGACTTGATGGCAATAGCCTAGCAGATGGTAACTTGACAGGCTACGACCCAAGTAGAGGAGGCCCTGTTCCCTGGATTCCTTTGACCCCTGCCAATCCTAGTACATACGACAAAGAGTACATCAAGTACAGCTATCCTGACTCTGCTAACACCGCTACGACTCTTTACACCGGTGTAAAGAGCTATAACAACGCGATGGGAGTAGACATTTATGAAAAGAAGTTGAAAACCATCCTGGAAATTGCCAAGGAAAATAGTAAATCTACAGGTTTAGTCACTTCAGTACCTATTAGCCACGCCACACCTGGTGCAGCTGCCTCTTTTGTCAATCGTCGTAGCAAGTATGACAGTAAGTACGACCCCAAAAAGACCAACCAAGACAGCATTTTGCAACAGGCATTACTAAACTTTCAACCGAATGTTTTGTTAGGTGGTGGTCATCCGTTGGACTTTGACAATAAAGGTAGTACAGGCCCAGTCTATCAATACACCTATATCACACAAGACACTTACGAGCATCTCAGAGATAACCCCAACCCTACATCCAATCGTTATGGCTACACCTTTTTAGAACGCGGCCCGAATGCAACTCAAACACTATTAAACACGGCTGAGGCAATCGACCCAAATAATGGAGGCAGATTATTTGGTTTATATGGTGCCCGTGGACAAGAAGGCAACCTTCCTACTAGTTCCTCCAAGGGAGACTATAGTCTCACAGGTCTAAACAACGGCTCACTCTATAGCTCAGTTGCTAGGTCAATCAACGTTAATGCGGGACAAACTGCGGCTGACTGTCCATCAGGTAAGATCATTCCTGGGACAGCTGGGGATTGTGTTCCTGTGATTGATGGAGGAGGGAACCCGGTTTCTGGCCCTACACCTGATACTGTGCGTCCTCTGGCTCCTGGTGAAACTGACGCTGGCTTCATCGCCAGAGAGATTAACGAAAATCCCACTTTGGCTGATTTGGCCAAAGCAGCTTTAACAGTTTTAGGTAAAGACCAAGATGGCTTCTGGTTGATGATTGAGGGAGGTGACATCGATTGGTCTGCTCATGATGACAACATGGATAACCTGATTGGGACTACGAATGATTTTGACAAGGCAGTCCAACAGGTTATTACTTGGATTAACAACAATGGTGGTTGGCAAAAGAATTTGTTACTTGTGACTGCTGACCACGACCACTACCTGACCCTAAATAATGACTTTGTATCAAAGCTAACTCCCAATCCTGACCCCAGCAAAGCCAGAGGGTTGAAGTATAACGCCAAGGACATCACTTTCAACAAGCACAATTCTAAAGATGCCGGTCACTTCTGGGGGTCTGATCCGAATTATAAGTACCTCTGGGGTAGCCATAGTCGCCGGATTGTCCCTGTTTACTACCAAGGTGCATATTCATCAACTCTGACCCGATTCCAGGGACAAAAAGTTGAGTTCACAGATACCTCTGGTACTTACACTGCGCCTGGTGTTCGAGGAGTACTTGATCAGAGCCATATTTTTCAGGCTATGAAAACCGCCCTCA
- a CDS encoding cation transporter, whose amino-acid sequence MMLSSQEHQRDSSVFELDSSRSVSLISKQSNQVKQKIQALRTALVLLSTFFCVELGAGIWSHSLSLLADAEHILSDVAALGVALVAIWISKSMSGRTAFGRYRLEVLAALINGIGLFCIAGWIVREAVVRLQSPPTEILGLPMLITALIGLAVNSINALCLHGCSHHDLNIKGAFLHLLADVASSVGAVLAAIAVIWLNWTWADGVISLGVAVLIGLFAAYLVIQSVNCLRGQAGDVTNASCLCDLQTEVCSDRASAEKLLFPSLEELIQ is encoded by the coding sequence ATGATGCTTTCATCACAAGAGCATCAGAGAGATAGCTCAGTATTTGAGTTAGATTCTAGTCGCTCTGTAAGTTTAATCTCCAAACAATCAAACCAAGTTAAGCAAAAGATTCAGGCATTGCGGACTGCCTTAGTTTTACTTAGCACTTTTTTTTGTGTGGAATTAGGTGCAGGAATTTGGAGTCATAGCCTATCACTTTTAGCAGATGCAGAACACATTCTTTCGGATGTAGCAGCATTAGGTGTGGCACTGGTGGCAATTTGGATATCGAAATCCATGTCTGGGCGGACTGCGTTTGGGCGCTATCGATTAGAAGTTTTAGCAGCCCTAATTAACGGTATTGGTCTTTTTTGTATTGCTGGTTGGATCGTCAGAGAGGCTGTAGTGCGGTTGCAATCTCCACCTACAGAGATTCTCGGCTTACCAATGTTAATAACAGCATTGATTGGTTTAGCGGTTAACAGCATTAACGCTTTGTGTCTGCACGGATGTAGCCATCATGACCTGAATATCAAGGGTGCATTTCTTCATTTGTTGGCAGATGTAGCCAGTTCAGTCGGTGCTGTACTAGCAGCGATCGCGGTGATTTGGCTGAATTGGACTTGGGCGGATGGAGTCATCAGCTTAGGAGTAGCAGTACTGATAGGGCTTTTTGCTGCTTATTTAGTGATTCAGAGCGTCAATTGTCTACGCGGTCAGGCTGGTGATGTTACCAATGCCTCCTGCCTATGTGATTTGCAAACAGAAGTGTGTAGCGATCGCGCTTCAGCAGAAAAGCTATTATTTCCATCCTTAGAGGAGCTGATTCAATGA